The following proteins are encoded in a genomic region of Paenibacillus sp. FSL R7-0273:
- a CDS encoding metallophosphoesterase, producing the protein MIITALKSRFPSINPAILMVSLLLTAAALLSGCKDTQLSSDVSGTPTSTADSYEDRTQPVSFWVATDTHYLDKALQDGGPAFQSYVSGGDGKMLPYSDELMEALVHDAAKVKPRFLILSGDLTNNGEAGSHTELAAKLKRIEEHGTSVYVIPGNHDLFNPWARSFKDDKQIIAEHITDTDFTELYADFGYNEAVSRDKNSLSYAVNAAPGLWLLMIDSSQYVNNLKYGFPQTDGRILPATLAWMNDCVELAAEQQASIITVMHHNLLSHTSMSVSGFKLNNSQETMTALRKDNLNLVLSGHIHMQDIQRDPLAGQTAADGLTVTPVFDIATSAFAVNPHQYGRMTFDPRSRKVTYKAASLDVEGWAADNGITDSNLLNFTAYAENSFAKGSYNKAMQNLEESGFSVEEKQSMAEMMSSLNVHYFAGTASVDAEAIKAMPGYMLWQRQKEGFMSGYISSMLKPKELSNTELEMTLTRQ; encoded by the coding sequence ATGATTATTACTGCCCTTAAAAGCCGGTTTCCGTCCATAAATCCGGCAATATTAATGGTCAGCTTACTGCTTACCGCAGCCGCCCTCCTGTCAGGCTGCAAAGACACACAATTGTCATCTGATGTTTCCGGCACTCCGACCAGCACCGCTGACAGCTATGAGGACCGGACACAGCCGGTATCCTTCTGGGTGGCAACAGATACCCATTACCTGGACAAAGCGCTGCAGGATGGCGGTCCGGCGTTCCAGAGCTATGTCAGCGGCGGGGATGGTAAAATGCTTCCCTACAGTGATGAGCTTATGGAAGCACTCGTTCATGATGCTGCAAAGGTAAAGCCGCGGTTTCTGATCCTAAGCGGTGATCTGACCAACAACGGGGAAGCCGGCAGCCATACTGAGCTTGCCGCCAAGTTGAAGCGTATCGAAGAGCATGGTACCTCCGTCTATGTTATCCCGGGCAATCATGATTTGTTTAATCCATGGGCGAGATCCTTTAAGGATGACAAGCAAATCATAGCCGAGCATATCACCGATACCGATTTCACAGAGCTGTATGCCGACTTCGGGTACAATGAAGCCGTTTCAAGGGATAAGAACAGCCTGAGCTATGCGGTTAATGCCGCACCGGGCTTATGGCTGCTGATGATTGACAGCAGCCAGTATGTCAATAATCTTAAGTACGGCTTTCCTCAGACCGACGGCCGTATTCTGCCGGCAACATTGGCCTGGATGAATGACTGTGTAGAGCTCGCTGCAGAGCAGCAGGCCTCAATCATTACAGTCATGCATCACAATCTGCTCAGTCACACCTCCATGTCCGTCTCCGGCTTTAAGCTTAATAACAGCCAGGAAACGATGACTGCCCTGCGTAAGGACAACCTTAATCTCGTATTATCCGGACATATTCACATGCAGGATATCCAGCGGGACCCTTTGGCCGGACAGACTGCTGCAGACGGGTTAACGGTTACTCCGGTTTTTGATATCGCCACCAGTGCTTTTGCAGTCAACCCGCATCAGTACGGCAGAATGACCTTTGACCCGCGATCCCGGAAAGTCACCTATAAAGCGGCTTCCTTAGACGTCGAGGGCTGGGCTGCTGACAATGGAATAACGGATTCCAACCTGTTAAACTTTACTGCATATGCCGAAAATTCGTTCGCTAAGGGCTCCTATAATAAAGCGATGCAGAATCTTGAGGAAAGCGGCTTTAGTGTAGAAGAGAAGCAGTCTATGGCCGAGATGATGTCTTCACTGAATGTTCATTATTTTGCCGGCACAGCCAGTGTTGACGCAGAAGCCATCAAGGCGATGCCGGGATACATGCTGTGGCAAAGGCAGAAGGAAGGCTTCATGTCAGGCTATATCAGCAGTATGCTGAAGCCCAAGGAGCTTAGTAATACAGAGCTCGAAATGACCCTTACCAGGCAGTAG
- a CDS encoding peptidylprolyl isomerase yields MDKKEFEGNEQLNNNATPEETAASANNNEASVEAEPVFTAADETVPAAQAAVEPDSNPAAPETVPVMSKVGGGSTPPSSPKGGKGWMIASIVLAAALIIVLIKPPFQKDESSTAVATVNGADITRAQLYDKLVEAGGETTLQNLITTTLVSQEAKKANITVTDEDINAEIEDLKTQFGGEDALNAALAQSSMTLDDLKAQMPLQVEIRKLLEPQITVTDEDISAYFDENKATFNQEEQVQASHILVETKEEADAIVKQLNEGADFAALAKEKSADTGSKENGGDLGFFKKGDMVPEFSDAAFALKVGETSGAVKSDYGYHIIKVTDRKEAKEYTLDEKKEEIRKTLTSQKVSELSSTWLQDLTTNAKITNTLTDEPGASATPAASADPEATEAPAAE; encoded by the coding sequence ATGGACAAAAAAGAATTTGAAGGTAATGAGCAATTGAACAACAACGCAACACCGGAAGAAACTGCTGCTTCCGCAAACAACAATGAAGCTTCAGTTGAAGCAGAACCGGTGTTTACAGCGGCAGATGAGACTGTTCCTGCAGCACAAGCGGCTGTAGAGCCGGACAGCAATCCAGCAGCACCTGAGACTGTTCCTGTGATGAGCAAGGTTGGCGGCGGCAGCACTCCCCCTTCATCCCCTAAAGGCGGCAAGGGCTGGATGATTGCTTCAATCGTACTTGCGGCAGCACTGATTATAGTATTGATTAAACCGCCTTTCCAGAAGGATGAGAGCAGCACTGCAGTGGCTACCGTTAACGGGGCTGATATCACCAGAGCCCAGCTGTACGACAAGCTGGTTGAAGCCGGGGGCGAAACAACCCTGCAGAACCTGATTACCACAACCCTTGTAAGCCAGGAAGCCAAGAAAGCCAACATCACTGTTACTGATGAGGATATCAATGCAGAAATTGAAGATCTGAAAACCCAGTTCGGCGGAGAAGATGCGCTGAACGCCGCTCTGGCCCAGAGCTCGATGACGCTTGACGACCTGAAGGCCCAGATGCCGCTGCAGGTTGAGATCCGCAAGCTGCTGGAGCCGCAGATAACTGTAACGGATGAAGATATTTCTGCTTATTTCGATGAGAACAAGGCTACCTTTAATCAGGAAGAACAGGTTCAGGCCTCCCATATCCTGGTTGAAACCAAGGAAGAAGCCGATGCAATCGTCAAACAGCTCAATGAAGGTGCTGATTTTGCAGCACTGGCTAAAGAGAAATCCGCTGATACAGGCTCCAAAGAGAACGGCGGAGACCTTGGCTTCTTCAAGAAAGGCGACATGGTCCCTGAATTCTCCGATGCTGCCTTTGCCCTTAAGGTAGGCGAAACCAGCGGTGCTGTGAAGAGCGATTACGGCTACCATATCATTAAGGTAACAGACCGTAAGGAAGCTAAAGAATACACACTGGATGAGAAGAAAGAAGAAATCAGAAAAACATTGACCTCCCAGAAGGTGTCTGAGCTGTCCTCCACCTGGCTGCAGGATCTGACTACAAACGCTAAGATTACAAATACCCTTACGGATGAGCCTGGAGCTTCGGCAACACCAGCAGCCTCTGCTGACCCGGAAGCTACAGAAGCACCTGCTGCTGAATAA
- the hfq gene encoding RNA chaperone Hfq, with amino-acid sequence MESLKLQERLLNQCISTKVPVTIFTTNGVKMQGLVTSYDAYTITLTGQGDGKQNVLFKSAVSTVVPLKPVSLK; translated from the coding sequence GTGGAAAGTCTAAAGCTTCAGGAACGTCTGTTGAATCAATGCATCTCTACAAAGGTGCCCGTGACTATTTTTACGACGAACGGAGTCAAGATGCAGGGACTCGTTACCTCTTATGATGCTTATACGATCACCCTGACAGGACAGGGCGACGGCAAACAGAATGTGTTGTTTAAATCTGCAGTCTCCACCGTTGTTCCGCTTAAGCCTGTCTCACTCAAGTAA
- a CDS encoding lactonase family protein codes for MKENSRLLLFTGSYASAADNGVQVYEFNGEAGGTLKLLDSVQGIANPTFVNVDTAKQRLYAIGEKLNAEGVKEGEVVTLAIDPQTGKLTELGRIATMPASEAGQTTTCHINRDAASEVIVVCSYHGGLVGLLSVDADGTPVRLTDTAVHTGKGAVAGQEKPHPHSAVFSPDERFLFVSDLGLDLIRTYRINKDAGTLEAQGEVRVEPGAGPRHFVFHPNGKSAYVINELNSTVTSFLYDSESGTLKTAVTVPTLPDDYSYTNNGCAEIAFSKDGRFLYGSNRGHDSIVVYAVNAETAELTVVEHVSTRGGHPRHFALTPDGEYLIVANRDGNNLVVFSLDTATGRLSFTGNEAEASKPVCVKPAVFPA; via the coding sequence ATGAAAGAAAATTCCAGATTATTGCTGTTTACCGGCTCCTATGCGAGTGCAGCGGATAACGGGGTACAGGTGTATGAATTTAACGGAGAGGCTGGAGGTACGCTAAAGCTGCTGGACAGTGTGCAGGGTATCGCCAATCCTACCTTTGTAAATGTGGATACTGCCAAGCAGCGGCTGTATGCAATAGGTGAGAAGCTTAACGCTGAAGGGGTAAAAGAAGGCGAGGTTGTAACGCTGGCCATTGACCCGCAGACCGGCAAGCTTACCGAGCTGGGCCGGATTGCCACGATGCCTGCTTCAGAAGCAGGACAGACGACAACCTGCCATATTAACAGGGATGCGGCGAGCGAAGTTATCGTTGTGTGCAGCTATCATGGCGGCCTGGTGGGCCTGCTGAGTGTAGATGCGGACGGAACGCCGGTGCGCCTGACAGATACTGCTGTACATACCGGAAAAGGGGCGGTAGCCGGCCAGGAGAAGCCGCATCCGCATTCGGCTGTTTTCAGTCCGGACGAGCGGTTCCTGTTTGTCTCCGATCTCGGCCTGGATCTCATCCGTACCTACCGTATCAACAAGGATGCCGGTACACTTGAAGCTCAGGGTGAAGTCAGAGTTGAACCGGGAGCAGGACCCCGTCATTTTGTATTCCATCCTAACGGCAAGTCCGCCTATGTCATTAATGAGCTGAACAGCACGGTTACCTCTTTCCTGTACGACAGTGAGTCAGGCACTCTGAAGACAGCTGTTACTGTACCGACGCTGCCAGATGATTATTCTTATACAAATAACGGCTGCGCCGAAATCGCCTTCTCGAAAGACGGACGGTTTCTGTACGGCTCCAACCGCGGTCATGACAGCATCGTTGTTTATGCGGTAAATGCTGAGACTGCTGAGCTTACAGTAGTAGAGCACGTGTCTACACGGGGAGGCCATCCGCGGCATTTCGCGCTGACACCGGATGGTGAGTATCTGATTGTAGCAAACCGCGACGGCAACAACCTGGTCGTGTTCTCACTGGATACTGCAACCGGACGCCTGAGCTTTACCGGTAATGAAGCAGAGGCCTCCAAGCCTGTCTGCGTGAAGCCGGCGGTATTTCCGGCCTGA
- a CDS encoding copper amine oxidase N-terminal domain-containing protein — protein sequence MKRMKKGTKWLLPVLAMLLILAGCQTVGGLDVNKALLGDLDVKSVESSTTLSLNAVPADGISAEDLEMVELINSFSVNIAHVKLQDNGNVSAAGTVTYKQATVPFNLSMDQEAVVFNAEGAKQPFYFPLDSYEDSLGVEGLDENKLQDITKLVTEFVVKNLPNPAAISATSVSETVYGQQLNLTKLHTEITGDELPALVKSFLKSVSKDTEGFTALIGGLYDYLYPILIATGADEELDYLGFGEIPLEDKEGVVTVAHDAAKLAVDALLLVYDKQLDNLYENTPELATVLSKDTKLQVDLFVDSGFHVRKQNFDLTVALPASEDLPLKSISVKSESQTWNVNGPVTADLISREGALDLNSTELTPGETLRNFEPGSTVYNVLKDDFKITAKTLMIEPDDDYYYYPVNIGGTTWVPLRYVAEDLDAGITWNGADKSITVTEDVYGDTIVFKIGSNQALVNGTAVKLQGPVFVDEYGDANVPLRVLAEALRAEVEVDEDGYIWIDRP from the coding sequence ATGAAGAGAATGAAGAAGGGCACCAAATGGCTGCTGCCGGTGCTGGCTATGCTGCTGATTCTGGCAGGATGCCAGACTGTGGGCGGGCTGGATGTAAATAAGGCGCTGCTGGGGGATCTGGATGTTAAATCGGTAGAGTCCAGTACAACACTGTCCTTGAATGCTGTTCCGGCTGACGGAATCAGTGCCGAGGATCTGGAAATGGTCGAACTTATCAATTCTTTTTCCGTTAATATTGCCCATGTTAAGCTGCAGGATAACGGTAATGTGTCTGCTGCCGGGACTGTGACCTACAAGCAGGCGACAGTACCGTTCAATCTGTCTATGGATCAGGAAGCGGTTGTGTTCAATGCTGAAGGAGCCAAGCAGCCGTTCTATTTCCCGCTTGATAGCTACGAGGATTCCCTCGGTGTGGAAGGGCTGGATGAGAACAAGCTGCAGGATATCACCAAGCTTGTAACGGAATTCGTCGTTAAGAATCTGCCGAATCCGGCTGCAATCAGTGCCACCTCTGTAAGCGAAACAGTGTATGGACAGCAGCTGAACCTGACGAAGCTACATACCGAAATTACAGGTGATGAGCTGCCTGCACTGGTGAAGAGCTTCCTGAAATCTGTGTCCAAGGATACAGAAGGATTTACAGCTTTAATCGGCGGTTTGTACGATTATCTGTATCCTATTCTGATTGCTACAGGAGCTGATGAGGAGCTGGATTACCTTGGCTTCGGAGAAATCCCGCTGGAGGACAAGGAAGGTGTTGTGACTGTAGCCCACGATGCCGCTAAGCTGGCGGTGGATGCACTGCTGCTGGTCTATGATAAGCAGCTCGATAATCTTTATGAGAATACACCTGAGCTGGCTACTGTACTGAGCAAGGATACGAAGCTGCAGGTGGATCTGTTTGTCGATAGCGGCTTCCATGTGCGCAAGCAGAATTTTGATCTTACGGTAGCTCTGCCGGCCAGTGAAGATCTGCCGCTGAAGAGCATCTCCGTAAAATCGGAGAGCCAGACCTGGAATGTTAACGGTCCGGTTACAGCGGATCTGATCAGCAGGGAAGGTGCATTGGATCTGAACAGCACGGAGCTCACACCGGGAGAAACCCTGCGTAACTTTGAGCCGGGCTCAACCGTCTACAATGTGCTTAAGGATGACTTTAAAATTACAGCCAAGACCCTGATGATTGAACCGGATGATGATTACTATTATTATCCTGTGAACATTGGCGGCACTACCTGGGTTCCGCTGCGCTATGTGGCAGAGGATCTGGATGCCGGAATCACCTGGAACGGTGCGGACAAATCGATTACGGTAACTGAGGATGTGTACGGTGATACCATCGTATTCAAAATCGGTTCGAATCAGGCGCTCGTTAACGGCACAGCTGTGAAGCTGCAGGGTCCTGTGTTCGTAGATGAATACGGGGATGCCAATGTACCGTTGCGGGTACTTGCCGAGGCGCTGCGTGCCGAGGTAGAGGTGGATGAGGATGGCTACATCTGGATTGACCGTCCTTAA
- a CDS encoding phosphatase PAP2 family protein, translating to MLHYREWSRGFRFSLWFAVMFIVIALLVTLNKTAYFDNSIIHAVQSAESPGLTSLAKSLSLVGSFKLAVVISLVTITLLFVVLKHRLELLLFLWVGLGSQLINISLKLWFQRERPDIHRLIEQAGYSFPSGHSMAAFSLYGVIAYLLWRHMRRNRERLALIIFTVFMTAGIGWSRIYLGVHYPSDVIGGYAASGAWLMLSVACFEAYRNSRRGI from the coding sequence ATGCTTCATTACCGAGAATGGTCCAGAGGGTTCCGGTTCTCATTATGGTTTGCTGTAATGTTTATCGTCATTGCCCTGCTTGTGACATTGAATAAAACAGCTTATTTTGACAATTCCATTATCCATGCCGTACAATCAGCGGAGTCGCCCGGTTTGACCTCTTTGGCAAAAAGCCTGTCACTGGTCGGCTCCTTCAAGCTGGCTGTTGTAATTTCTCTTGTTACAATAACGCTGCTCTTTGTTGTGCTTAAGCACCGGCTGGAGCTGCTTCTGTTCCTCTGGGTGGGCCTCGGCTCCCAGCTGATCAATATTTCGCTCAAGCTGTGGTTTCAGCGGGAACGGCCGGATATTCACCGCCTGATCGAGCAGGCAGGCTACAGCTTTCCGAGCGGGCATTCCATGGCAGCCTTTTCCCTGTACGGGGTTATCGCCTATCTGCTGTGGCGACATATGCGGCGGAACAGAGAACGGTTAGCGCTGATTATTTTCACTGTATTTATGACTGCGGGCATCGGCTGGAGCCGGATTTATCTGGGAGTGCATTATCCCAGTGATGTAATTGGAGGATATGCGGCCAGCGGAGCCTGGCTGATGCTGTCTGTAGCCTGCTTTGAAGCATACCGCAATTCCCGGCGCGGAATATAG
- a CDS encoding nitroreductase family protein, translating to MSKTFLEAVEARRSVYAISKESPVSDDKIKEIVEAAVLHSPTSFNSQSSRAVVLLGEQHDKLWDITAETLRKIVPTEQFEGTAQKLASFKAGYGSVLFFEDQAVVKNLQENFALYADNFPIWSNQSSGILQFVVWTAFSEAGLGASLQHYNPLIDDEVKETFGIPAEWKLIAQLPFGKTVTAPGPKEFQPIEDRVKVHK from the coding sequence ATGTCTAAGACTTTTCTCGAAGCTGTAGAAGCAAGACGGTCTGTGTATGCAATCAGCAAGGAATCTCCGGTCTCCGATGATAAAATCAAAGAAATTGTTGAAGCGGCCGTATTACATAGCCCGACTTCCTTTAACTCTCAGAGCTCCAGAGCAGTAGTTCTGCTTGGCGAACAGCATGATAAGCTGTGGGATATTACAGCTGAAACACTGCGCAAGATTGTGCCGACTGAGCAATTCGAAGGAACTGCACAGAAGCTGGCTTCGTTCAAAGCCGGCTACGGCTCTGTATTGTTCTTTGAGGATCAGGCCGTAGTAAAAAATCTGCAGGAGAATTTTGCCCTGTACGCTGACAATTTCCCGATCTGGTCCAATCAGTCCTCCGGAATTCTGCAGTTTGTAGTTTGGACAGCCTTCTCGGAAGCCGGTCTGGGCGCTTCGCTTCAGCACTACAACCCGCTGATCGATGATGAGGTGAAGGAAACCTTCGGTATTCCGGCAGAGTGGAAGCTGATTGCCCAGCTGCCGTTCGGCAAGACGGTTACCGCTCCGGGACCAAAAGAATTCCAGCCGATTGAAGACCGCGTAAAGGTTCATAAATAA
- a CDS encoding DNA-binding protein — translation MTSRIVPLPESGLPVKLSQPALRALEHAGYSSLEQLTLVRASELAKLHGMGPKGIDMLREALAARGLDFAK, via the coding sequence ATGACTTCACGAATCGTACCGCTGCCGGAGAGCGGACTTCCGGTCAAGCTGTCCCAGCCGGCGCTGCGTGCGCTGGAGCATGCCGGCTACAGCAGTCTGGAGCAGCTAACCCTCGTCAGAGCAAGTGAGCTGGCCAAGCTGCACGGCATGGGTCCCAAAGGAATTGATATGCTGCGGGAGGCCCTTGCCGCCAGAGGTCTTGATTTTGCCAAATAG
- a CDS encoding LytTR family transcriptional regulator DNA-binding domain-containing protein codes for MSSLLEARNVYEDFEVETDILFFKVGDHDLVIFHGRNYNIKKRMSAEQLNRLLSNSSYYHVYGSCYVNLNKISAIEDDCIYFGEKGLYAKNVRVPRRKQESIRHLLKGLTS; via the coding sequence ATGAGCAGCCTGCTGGAAGCCAGAAATGTATATGAGGACTTCGAGGTGGAAACAGACATTCTGTTCTTTAAGGTCGGGGACCATGATCTGGTCATTTTTCACGGCAGAAACTATAATATTAAAAAGAGAATGTCTGCCGAGCAACTGAACCGTTTGTTATCGAATTCTAGCTACTATCATGTTTACGGTAGCTGCTACGTGAATCTGAATAAGATCAGCGCTATTGAAGACGACTGCATCTATTTCGGAGAAAAGGGCCTCTACGCCAAAAACGTCCGTGTTCCCAGACGGAAACAGGAAAGCATACGCCATCTGCTGAAAGGGCTTACTTCTTGA